In Macadamia integrifolia cultivar HAES 741 chromosome 5, SCU_Mint_v3, whole genome shotgun sequence, a single window of DNA contains:
- the LOC122078420 gene encoding uncharacterized protein LOC122078420 isoform X2 gives MAEAEKASLSQQSRIAELEMQLHEAEDIVRDLRSELKGMQDELESLKSNPGNLLDGQRAMGNVNSLAEEAQEDKLHTSNGILCNPPDSECRPMSTCMTKKAPLDKSDDRYCSLSENETAHVETSSGSPVENFCAGNPDLASIIMRSKEPELYKNGCTQRIRAFEGNLLDEGKLPLPGHEDDQCQHIKSGEIVEETCAVASTNTDNMVVENKNVAESEEQHNSSCDKGQAGKFFHRFSNKRRRTRCRNRRTKSCRPLPDPGEDPSMVTEDDVQRDSESHVDSEAGVTKAGSPQNFTSKDPALIDESALTRQESKDGEISEALGSKLNPDPIDVPSINSDAKDTKPCEMITAAPVQAANDRLLKYTFRRKRKKETMSNPNENALLEKQNTTKRMTLEKQNSAPEPQNSSLIIESSRDSRRLVQVARQLISLSEKRWW, from the exons ATGGCTGAAGCAGAAAAAGCATCCTTGAGTCAACAAAGTCGGATTGCAGAGCTTGAAATGCAGCTCCATGAAGCAGAGGATATAGTAAGGGACCTCAGATCTGAGTTAAAAGGAATGCAGGATGAACTGGAGAGTTTGAAAAGTAACCCAGGAAATCTTTTGGATGGACAAAGGGCAATGGGGAATGTTAATTCTCTCGCAGAGGAAGCACAGGAGGACAAGCTACACACTTCCAATGGTATTTTGTGCAACCCTCCTGATTCAGAATGCAGACCGATGTCAACTTGCATGACGAAAAAAGCACCTTTGGATAAATCAGATGATAGATACTGTTCTTTGTCAGAGAATGAAACAGCTCATGTTGAGACCTCAAGTGGTTCTCCTGTGGAGAATTTTTGTGCAGGTAACCCAGATTTAGCCTCCATAATAATGCGAAGCAAAGAACCTGAGCTTTACAAAAATGGATGTACCCAGAGAATCCGTGCATTTGAAGGGAATCTTCTGGATGAAGGGAAGTTGCCTCTTCCTGGACATGAAGATGATCAGTGCCAACACATAAAGAGTGGAGAAATAGTTGAAGAAACCTGTGCTGTAGCCTCTACCAATACTGACAATATGGTGGTAGAAAATAAGAATGTGGCCGAGTCAGAAGAGCAGCATAATAGCAGCTGTGACAAAGGTCAAGCTGGTAAATTCTTTCACAGGTTTTCCAATAAAAGAAGACGAACTAGATGCAGGAACCGCAGAACCAAGTCGTGCAGGCCACTTCCTGATCCTGGTGAAGATCCATCAATGGTAACTGAGGATGATGTGCAGAGAGATTCAGAATCCCATGTGGATAGTGAAGCCGGGGTAACTAAAGCCGGAAGTCCTCAAAATTTTACAAGCAAGGACCCAGCATTAATAGATGAGTCAGCGTTGACAAGGCAGGAATCCAAAGATGGGGAGATTTCTGAGGCTCTGGGTTCTAAACTGAACCCTGATCCTATTGATGTGCCATCAATTAATTCTGATGCCAAAGATACAAAACCGTGTGAAATGATTACTGCTGCTCCTGTTCAAGCTGCAAATGATAGGCTTCTTAAATACACCTTTCGGAGGAAGCGGAAGAAGGAGACCATGAGCAACCCAAATGAGAATGCTCTCCTTGAAAAGCAAAACACTACCAAGAGGATGACACTGGAGAAGCAAAACAGCGCACCAGAGCCACAGAATTCAAGCTTGATAATTGAATCATCTCGAGACAGCAGGCGACTGGTGCAGGTTGCTCGTCAG CTTATTTCTTTGTCTGAGAAGAGGTGGTGGTAG